Genomic segment of Marinicella rhabdoformis:
TATAATACCGATGATATCGAGGAGACACCCCAAACTGCGCCTGTTGAAGTATCCGGGTCGTATAATTCCACATACATAAATACTACAAATAATATAAAAGTAACTATCAAGCCAATTACTTTCCTTTTGTTGCTATAAACTTCTAATTCCATATATTTTACCAAGCCACATAACAACTTATTAAACATGCATCATAACCATATATTGAGTTTAAATGTGAAACAAATCCGACCATTTTTTCTTATTTTGAATACAAAATACTCATTTAATTTCAAAATATACGTCATTAGCTCAGTATTTCGAGTTTAAAATGTATAAACGCATCATTATCCAATTATATCGAGTTAATAACGCATTAACCATACACAAGGACCGCCAGCGGCCCGCTGGCATCATCAAAAACACACCCCTAAGTCCCCTCTGCTTTCAGAGCCCTACTGTTGGCGAGAGGGGGATTTAGGGGTGTGTCATCTTTGAAAGTTTAAATCATTCAACTAAACGTTCCATTTAGTTGGTGGGCGGAGCCCACCCTACAAAAATTCGCTCAATCAAGCACCCAACAAGGGCAAATGCTTTATCGTGTGATAACGCAAAGCCATGCTCAGGCATGCGGTTAATTCATGCTTTGGAAGCGGTTCGGCAATTGGCAGTCTGAGTTCCCTGTTATCAATAAATTCGAAGGCTTCAGGATACAATTCCCTGAAAGCCTCTACCAAAATGGTGTTGCAGTTGAAATAAACAGAAACATATTCAGGATATTTATCTCGCCATGACAGTCTGACGGTACTGCCGTGCTTGGCTAAATAACTGGGCTCGCCCCACTTCAGTGTTTCTGTAATTTGCCCAATTTCCTTCTCTTTGCTCAACTGAAATATGATGGCCCGAATGGCCATGAGTTTTTCGCAAGCCGCTTCGGGAAAGGCGTTAAATTTTGACTGTACTGAATCGCCCATTTTTTATATTATAGCTGAGTCACAAATCATGTAGGGTGGGCTCTGCCCACCATTGAAAGTTCCATTTGGTTGGTGGGCGGAGCCCACCCTACAATATAAATTCATTCGTCATTTGATACTTCCCGCATCAAGCGACTGGCCATGTAGAACAGGCCACTGAGGACGATGACCAGCAAACCCCAGAAAATCCAGCGGCTGATTTTGGCTTCAGGTGGTTTGGGTTCTGCTTTGGGTTTGGGGGCCAATTCAGTCACGTTACCGGCTGTGACTTCACTTGAAAACATGTTGCTTTTTACCTGCGAGCTCAATTGTTGGTACCAGCGGTTATTGGCTGGTCGGTTGAGCGCTTTGGCACCGTAATTCAAGCTGTAAGGGCCGTCACCTTGGGCCAAGAATTGTAGTTGATGCGGTCGCCACGCAAAGCTCAATCCATTGATCCATTGGCTTGATATGTTGGATTGTGTGGTGAGTTTCCAGTACCTGTGGTTGTTAGGTCTGAAGTTGAGGCTGTTTTTTTCCATCGCCATTTCACCCGTGCCCAATTGATAAAACTGACCACTGGTCACTTTTTGCCAACGACTGTTTTCTGTGGCTTTTGAGTATAATTGCACATCGGCCATCAGGTTTTTGTATTGAAAGTCAAAGGCATAGGATTCAATCGGAAACACGCCATCGGTTTGCCAAATAATGGTGTAACCGTGTTGTTCTGGGTCCAAGATTTCATAGCTCAATATGCGCTTGTGTGTGAGACTTTGCGATGTGCTGTGGCTGGACAAACTGGCCTTGACACTGTTGACTTGGGGAACTGGCTGACCCAAAAATCGCAATTGGTAATAATCAAAAGCCTTGGCATAAAGTGGTATCTGATTTTCCAAAACCACCCGCTGCCCCGTGTTCAACTCAATCAGCTTGTGCCTTGATTTCAAGGTTTTCCAACTCGACAAATCGTTACTGCCTTTCACTTCGACATAAAAAACCCGGTTACCTGCTGATTCAAACTGCCAATCCAAAGTCAATCCAGTTACCTGCGCTTGTCGCAGAGAAGTCGCATCCAATAAAAAGCGGTCATTGCGTTTTTGTTCTTGGCTTTTGATGAATCTTTGTACAGATTCAGAAGTTTCTACTGTCAATTGCTGCAAGTCACCTTGCCATGAGGTGGTGACCTGCTTGCTTTTCAATGGCGTGTTGACGGTGTGGTTCAATGAAAAAATAGGCAAGGTACTTTCAAACACCTTGCGTTCAATGTCATCTGCCATCAAGCTCAATTTCATAGGCACCTGATCACCTTGTGTATTGAGCACCCGCAGGTCATGCAATTGTGGGTTTTGCGCCTGCTGATACACATGTTCAGGCACGGTCAGCTGAAAACCCATGGCTTCTGTGTCTTTTGTGTTCAACTGCTGTTTGAATTTAAAATCGACTGCAGCAGCACTCAGCGACAACAGCATACCAGCCACAATTGCTGGCGTTTTGAAGTTACACTTAATCATCATGCGCCCTCCTCTTTTGTATGTTCGGCTTCATGTTCGGCCTCATGTTTGGCTTCATGTTCGGCTTTGGTTTCTGGCGGCAAAGGTGAAAAATAACCCACCACCGACAACAACACACCCACGGTTAAAAATGCCACAATGCGTTCAATACTGCCCGATGCCGACATATCGACCAAGAACAGTTTGGCCACAACGGCTATCATCAAGCCCAAACCTAATAACCAAACTGGACGCCACTTTTTACGCGCTGCCAACACCATCAGTGTCACGGCGGTGGCCGCCCACAAAATACTGAAACCAGTTTGTACCATAAATGAAGAAACCAAATCGTTCCACTGGTAATTGATGCCATACCAGTAATGGAAACAACGCAACATGCTTGCATTGAGCATAACAAAACCCATGACCGCGAACAAACCATACCTTATTCTTTGGTCTTGAATAAAAAACGTCATGCCCGATTTTTGAGGGTCTGATTTTTGCATCAGATAAGTCAAAAACAAAGTGGCCACACCCACCAAGTCAATCGCATTCAAAACCGGCAAATACGGTATGCCGATGGATTCACCTGGTTTGGACACATTCAAGGCCAACAGCATCAACCATTGCAAACACATCATCAGTGGCAAGGCCCAATACAGGTAAGCATGTGGCTGAGCTTTCAATGGCCATTGGATGCGGTCTCGGAGTACATAAACTGTAGCCAAAATCACCAGCATCATGGTCACAGCCGCACTGTCATGCCAAATGTTATCAACGCCAATTTGCCATTCAATCAATTGCGCCCATTCAAACATCAGCACCAAACTCAAACTCAACAAGCTGATGACATGGAAAGGGTCTGTGGCTTTTCCCAATTTTCCGTCATAAACTTTCAGTGCCCAATAATTGACAGCAAAAGCCATCAACCAAGCCAGCACACCTACCGAGGCATGGTACGGTTGAAAATTAGGCACCATCACCACCAAATAAGCCAAAACTGGCGTGATGGCGTAT
This window contains:
- a CDS encoding DUF3999 family protein — protein: MMIKCNFKTPAIVAGMLLSLSAAAVDFKFKQQLNTKDTEAMGFQLTVPEHVYQQAQNPQLHDLRVLNTQGDQVPMKLSLMADDIERKVFESTLPIFSLNHTVNTPLKSKQVTTSWQGDLQQLTVETSESVQRFIKSQEQKRNDRFLLDATSLRQAQVTGLTLDWQFESAGNRVFYVEVKGSNDLSSWKTLKSRHKLIELNTGQRVVLENQIPLYAKAFDYYQLRFLGQPVPQVNSVKASLSSHSTSQSLTHKRILSYEILDPEQHGYTIIWQTDGVFPIESYAFDFQYKNLMADVQLYSKATENSRWQKVTSGQFYQLGTGEMAMEKNSLNFRPNNHRYWKLTTQSNISSQWINGLSFAWRPHQLQFLAQGDGPYSLNYGAKALNRPANNRWYQQLSSQVKSNMFSSEVTAGNVTELAPKPKAEPKPPEAKISRWIFWGLLVIVLSGLFYMASRLMREVSNDE
- a CDS encoding DUF1801 domain-containing protein translates to MGDSVQSKFNAFPEAACEKLMAIRAIIFQLSKEKEIGQITETLKWGEPSYLAKHGSTVRLSWRDKYPEYVSVYFNCNTILVEAFRELYPEAFEFIDNRELRLPIAEPLPKHELTACLSMALRYHTIKHLPLLGA